In Nicotiana tabacum cultivar K326 chromosome 2, ASM71507v2, whole genome shotgun sequence, the following proteins share a genomic window:
- the LOC107803044 gene encoding putative plastidic glucose transporter 1 — MQTTRNFNPMQRALAVHPFQCFYTPRFDPKPYFYNSPKINTQYPCPHSTSFSFSRELKITAANKQQPPDIINSENRDDENELLQEKVISAAANDEMDLGWLPAFPHVLTASMSNFLFGYHIGVMNGPILSIAKELGFEGNSFLEGLVVSIFIGGAFIGSIASGSLVDKLGYRRTFQIDTVPLILGAIVSAQAHSIEEMLLGRFLVGLGIGVNTVLVPIYISEVAPTKYRGSLGSLCQIGTCVGIIASLCQAIPSENDPHWWRTMLYIASVPGFILALGMQFSVESPRWLCKAGRLDEAKEVIRNIWGSSEVDKAIEEFGSVIKNDGSDLDSSWLELLEEPHSRVATIGGALFVLQQFAGINGVLYFSSLTFKDVGISSNALASLYVGLTNFAGALCALYLMDKQGRQRLLVGSYAGMALSMFLIVCAISFPLEGEISNNLSILGTILYIFTFAVGAGPVTGLIIPELSSSRMRGKIMGFSFSVHWVCNFLVGLFFLELVEKFGVAPVYGSFGAFSLMAAAFAYYFIVETKGRSLEEIEMSLNPNFQGKRNSE; from the exons ATGCAAACAACAAGAAACTTCAATCCAATGCAGCGGGCATTAGCAGTTCACCCTTTTCAATGCTTCTACACACCCCGTTTCGATCCAAAACCTTACTTTTACAACTCTCCTAAAATTAATACACAGTATCCTTGTCCCCATtctacttctttttcattttccagaGAGCTAAAAATCACTGCTGCTAACAAACAGCAACCCCCAGATataataaattctgaaaatagaG ATGATGAAAATGAGTTGTTACAAGAAAAGGTTATTTCTGCTGCTGCTAATGATGAAATGGATTTGGGATGGTTACCTGCCTTTCCACATGTTTTGACTGCTTCTATGTCCAATTTCCTATTTGGTTATCACATTGG AGTAATGAATGGTCCTATTTTGTCGATTGCAAAAGAGCTTGGGTTTGAGGGGAATTCATTTCTTGAAGGACTTGTGGTGAGCATATTTATTGGTGGGGCATTCATAGGAAGCATAGCCTCTGGTTCCCTTGTTGATAAACTTGGTTATCGACGCACATTTCAAATTGACACAGTACCTCTTATTCTTGGGGCAATTGTAAG TGCACAAGCTCATTCCATTGAAGAAATGCTCTTGGGAAGATTCCTTGTTGGCCTTGGTATTGGTGTTAATACAGTATTAGTTCCAATTTATATTTCTGAG GTCGCTCCAACGAAATATAGGGGCTCCCTGGGGTCATTATGTCAAATTGGTACATGTGTTGGTATCATTGCATCACTTTGTCAGGCAATTCCCTCAGAAAATGATCCGCACTG GTGGAGGACAATGCTCTATATTGCAAGTGTTCCAGGATTTATTCTTgctcttggtatgcaattttctGTTGAGAGCCCCCGCTGGCTATGTAAG GCTGGGAGACTCGATGAGGCAAAAGAAGTCATCAGAAACATATGGGGTTCATCAGAAGTAGATAAAGCTATCGAAGAGTTTGGATCCGTCATAAAAAATGATGGCAGTGACTTGGACAGCAGTTGGCTGGAACTCCTAGAGGAACCACACTCTAGAG TTGCTACCATTGGAGGTGCCTTGTTTGTACTTCAACAGTTCGCTGGTATAAATGGAGTTCTCTACTTCTCATCCTTGACTTTCAAAGATGTTGGAATCTCAAGCAATGCTTTAGCAAGCTTATATGTAGGACTAACCAACTTTGCAG GTGCACTATGTGCTTTATACTTGATGGATAAGCAGGGGAGGCAGAGGCTTCTAGTAGGAAGCTACGCTGGAATG GCTTTATCAATGTTTCTTATTGTCTGTGCTATCAGCTTTCCATTGGAAGGTGAAATAAGCAACAACTTATCAATACTCGGAACAATCTT GTATATATTCACCTTTGCTGTTGGAGCTGGGCCAGTAACTGGTCTTATAATACCAGAGCTTAGCAGCAGCAGGATGCGAGGGAAGATAATGGGCTTTAGTTTCTCCGTTCATTGG GTCTGCAACTTCTTGGTAGGTTTGTTTTTTCTGGAACTCGTTGAGAAATTTGGTGTTGCTCCAGTTTATGGAAGCTTCGGTGCTTTTTCTTTGATGGCAGCAGCATTTGCTTACTATTTTATAGTTGAGACTAAAGGCCGATctcttgaagagattgagatGTCACTAAATCCCAATTTTCAGGGCAAACGTAATTCGGAATAA